In one Carassius carassius chromosome 14, fCarCar2.1, whole genome shotgun sequence genomic region, the following are encoded:
- the fam241a gene encoding uncharacterized protein FAM241A: MSRTNRIVIGTEVHQRDALNGTRERSGCGCQHEAAVRPAHSEQNDLRGRERPHSHSVAEPQAEAPLVDDCERLGTLFGELNKCLRGIGFTQLYFGEKIVEPVVVLVFWMLLWFLGIQALGLVGTLCIVIIYIQK, from the exons ATGTCAAGAACTAATCGGATTGTAATTGGTACGGAGGTACATCAACGTGATGCCTTAAACGGAACGCGAGAACGAAGCGGATGTGGATGCCAGCATGAGGCTGCTGTAAGACCCGCTCACAGCGAGCAG AATGACCTCAGGGGAAGAGAAAGACCACACAGTCACTCTGTAGCAGAGCCACAGGCAGAGGCTCCTTTGGTGGATGACTGCGAGAGGCTAGGCACTCTTTTCGGGGAGCTCAATAAGTGTTTGAGGGGCATTGGTTTCACCCAGCTTTACTTCGGAGAGAAGATCGTGGAGCCTGTGGTTGTGCTGGTGTTTTGGATGCTGCTCTGGTTCCTGGGTATCCAAGCCCTCGGTCTTGTGGGAACTCTATGCATTGTTATCATTTATATCCAGAAATAA